DNA from Demetria terragena DSM 11295:
GTTTGCCTCCGTAGACGGTGAGGTGATGCGATACCCGGTCCGCTGGTAGAGGTCGATGTTGCGGCTGCTGCACGACCCGGTGACCAAGGCAAATGAGGTGGTGCCTCGGGGTGCTTGGCTCTCGGCGTAGGCCAGCAGCCAACGGCCGATTCCCTGGCCGGCGAGGTCCGGGGCAACCATGAGCCGGCCGATTTCCCACACTCCGCCGGCGGCGCGTGCCCGGACGGCGGCGACGAGCCGGCCGTGCAGCCGGACGGTCCACACCTGCCAGCTCACCGCCCAAGCACGCAGGTCGTCGAAGGTCTCGTGCAGCGCGGGGATGTCGAGCGTGTCGTTGACGATCGCTTCCTGCACCCAGCAGCAGCGCTGTAACACCAGCAGCTCGGCCAGGTCGTCGGTTGCGGCGGGAGCGAGGCTCAGCTCTGCGACGGGCGCGTCGGTGGCGACCGGTGCTCGCAGCGGCCGCAGCGCGGCCGCGACGTGCAGCAGCTCGGTGAGGACCGCGGTCGCGGCGCCGGCGGGTGCGGCGTCGGCTCGGACCTGCCCGTCGTGGACGGTGTCGGTGATGCGCAGGGCGACGGTGGCGCCGATCGGCACCATGCGCAGCGTCGTCACGACCTGCTTGGCCATCTGCACCGATCGGGTGCCGGCGGAGGTGTTGCCGTAGCTGACGAACCCGACGGGCTTCCACGCCCACTCGGCGTAGAGATAGTCCAGGGCGTTCTTCAACACCGCCGGCATGCCGTAGTTGTACTCAGGGGTCACGACGATGAAGGCGTCCGCAGCGGCCACCCGTTCGCTCCAGCGGCGGGTGTGCTCGTGCCGGTAGACACCACCTGCCGGGTGCTCAGGCTCGTCGAGCATCGGCAGGCCGATCTCGGCGAGGTCAGCGAGGTCGATGCTGCCGGCCACGTCCTCCGCCGCCGAGGCGGTCACGAACCAGCGGGCCACCGCCGGGCCCAGCCGTCCAGGGCGGCTGCTGGCAACCAGGACCATCACGCGGGGACGCGTTCCCGTATCTGATGACATGTCAACGACACTGCCACAACGGTTGGTGACGTGTCAAAGAAGTGGCTAGTCTGAGAGCCGTGGAACCCCGCTGGCTGACCGAGGAGGAGGACCGCGCCTGGCGCGCCTTCCGGCGACTGCTCACCGCCGTCCCTGCCCGCACCGCACGAGACCTCGCCGCCGACTCGGGGCTGTCCGCCGCCGACTACGAGGTATTGAGCACCCTGTCGGAGAAGACCGGCCATCGGTGGTCGCTGAAGGACCTCGCGGCCAAGATGGAGTGGTCACGCAGCCGCCTGTCCCATCACACCGCGCGGATGCAACAACGCGGCCTGGTCGAGCGTGAACCCGACCCCGCAGACGCCCGCGGCTGCATCCTGCACCTCACCACCGGCGGCCTGCGCGTACTGAAAGCCGCCGTCCCCGCTCACGTCGCCTCGGTCCGCGCCCGCGTCCTGGACCACCTGACCCCCGACGAACTCGCCACACTCGAACGCATCTCCACCCGCGTCGCCGACCTACCCGGATAGCCATCGGCTTACGGAACGTCAGCCGATCCCGCTACGGAGGGCTTGTATTGATGCTCCGTGACGGGCCGCGCCGACGACACTCAGGCCGGTTGCGGGTGCTCGTTCGTTCACGCGCTTGTGCTCTTACGGTTAAATATCCAGTGCAGGAGTCGAGTGATGGGGCCGGAACGCATCTCTGTCGGCCAGTGGGGTGCCGGAGTTTCAGGGGCGGCCAGCGCGCTGAGCACTGCCCCGCGGAGTCGATCGGGGTCGCTGCCCATGGCACGTAACAGTTTCGATGCTCTTGCCGTGGGCTCCAAGACGGCAAGCCATAGAACTGCACTGTCCACTTTGCGCTCTCGGGGCAGCTGCCCTGTCTTGCGCAGGTGTCCCAACTTGGCGGACCCGGAGTTCAACGAGGTCTGCAGTTCGGGCGTGTGACGGTTACGGGGCATCCGCACAGGTTTGGTGGCATCGGCCGCCGCTTGCGTGTCGACCGCCGACATACCCAGCCGTTGTAGGTGGGGTGCGTCGTCGACGGCGTTCTCGATGGCCTGACGTACCGCATCCAAGCTCACGTCGCGGTCCGCGTTCGAGACCTGCTCGGCAAGCGGTCCGCCCTCGCTCAGCAGGCCCAACAGTATGTGCTCCGAGCCGTACACGTCGGCGCCGAGGGCGGCAGCTTCTCGTTGGCTTGCCGCCATGACAGTAGTAAACGAATCGTTATAGATCAGCATCAGTGTCCAATCGTCGGGGGCCGCGCGTGCGGCCGTGTTTCTTGTGGACCGTCTGGCGGGTCACTTCCAGGTGGGCTGCAATTTCCGCCCATGACATGCTGGCCGCGCGAGCCCTCCTGACGTGCAGGTCTTCGAGCCGGGAAGCTAACCGACGCAACGCCACCACTGTCCGCAGGCCTTCGACGGGCTCTACGGACGCGGCCGCGGTCTCCATAGCGTTGACGTCCATAGTGTCAGACTAGGCTGACACTATGGACGTGTCAACCTGATCTGACATTCAGGCGCGGCAGCAGGTTGGACCTGTCAAAGAATGCCGTCCCGTAAGGCGAACCCCTTGCGGTGATAGTGCAGGTCAGCGCACGAACGCATGTTCGGGTGTCCCGTAAGACCCGTCCTGGACGATGCCCGGTGATGGGGAGCTATCCGGGACGCCGATCAGCGATCTTCGGGGTCGGGGTGTTCGTCGTCGAGGTACGCGAGTCGACGGCGGAGTTTGAGGTTCTCTCCGTGCGCGGCGGCGAGGGCGCGCTGGAGTGCCTCGAGTTCGTGGCGGTGGCGCCGGCGTTGTTCCTTGAGTTGGGTCGACAGGGCGCGGATCGCGCTCGTGCTTGAGGTGCCGTCGTCTTGGGGCGGGGCCGAGGTCGGTGCGAGGCGCCCACCTCTCAACGCGACGATCTTCGACCGCAGGTCCGGGGTGTTGTAGAGGAAGTCGGTAGAGACGCCGGCTCGGCGGGCGACCGCGACGAACGTGATTGCCTCGCCGGCTTTGGTCATGTCTTGAAGGGCCTTGGTGGCGCGTTTCATCACGTCGTCGTGCCGGGCCTGGGCGGCTCGGGCCAGGTGCTCGCTCATCCAGCGTCCTCTCCCGCGGCGTCGTTGCGTTGGGTTCTGTCATTGGCGCCGGCGCCTCGTACGGCCTGTGATGTGTCGCTGACGTCCTCGATGGCGAGGAGGATCTGGCGCAGGGAGGCGGTTTCGGCGGTGCGGCCTTGTACCCAGACGTTGTCCTCGTCCATCGGGGTGCCGTACTTGGCCAGAAATGCCGACTGACGCTGTTCGACGAGCCGCTGGGTGTCGGTGAGCTGGCGCCGCAACTCCGGAGCATGGCTGGCGTCAGTGACGAACTTGTCGCAGGACAGGCAGGCGTTGCCACGATTGCACACCTGCTTGGGTGGCAGCATGCACCAACCGTTGGGCAGCACTCGGTCGGCCCGCTTGTCGAGCTGGAGGACGTCGTAGAGGTCCTCGGAGTCAAGGGGCAGTGGACGGCCGTCGGTGGTGACCTTCTTGAAGCGCAGGAACTCGCGTTCGGCGGTCTGGGCGAGGGTGATCGCGTAGTGCATGGTCATCTCCGGGGAGGCGTGGCCGAAGTAGCGCATGACAACGTGCAGTGGGACACCGGCATTGAGCAGGTTTGTTGCGGCGGTGTGCCGGAACCGGTGGGTCTTGCTGATCGCCACGATCCGTCCCTGGCTGTCGGTGATGCCGAGCCTGTCGGTGAGCTTGCCGAGG
Protein-coding regions in this window:
- a CDS encoding DUF6262 family protein, with protein sequence MSEHLARAAQARHDDVMKRATKALQDMTKAGEAITFVAVARRAGVSTDFLYNTPDLRSKIVALRGGRLAPTSAPPQDDGTSSTSAIRALSTQLKEQRRRHRHELEALQRALAAAHGENLKLRRRLAYLDDEHPDPEDR
- a CDS encoding MarR family winged helix-turn-helix transcriptional regulator, with product MEPRWLTEEEDRAWRAFRRLLTAVPARTARDLAADSGLSAADYEVLSTLSEKTGHRWSLKDLAAKMEWSRSRLSHHTARMQQRGLVEREPDPADARGCILHLTTGGLRVLKAAVPAHVASVRARVLDHLTPDELATLERISTRVADLPG
- a CDS encoding bifunctional NAD(P)H-dependent oxidoreductase/GNAT family N-acetyltransferase; translated protein: MSSDTGTRPRVMVLVASSRPGRLGPAVARWFVTASAAEDVAGSIDLADLAEIGLPMLDEPEHPAGGVYRHEHTRRWSERVAAADAFIVVTPEYNYGMPAVLKNALDYLYAEWAWKPVGFVSYGNTSAGTRSVQMAKQVVTTLRMVPIGATVALRITDTVHDGQVRADAAPAGAATAVLTELLHVAAALRPLRAPVATDAPVAELSLAPAATDDLAELLVLQRCCWVQEAIVNDTLDIPALHETFDDLRAWAVSWQVWTVRLHGRLVAAVRARAAGGVWEIGRLMVAPDLAGQGIGRWLLAYAESQAPRGTTSFALVTGSCSSRNIDLYQRTGYRITSPSTEANTIVLLTKDRPEPAPESSLQAAPSR
- a CDS encoding Clp protease N-terminal domain-containing protein, with amino-acid sequence MAASQREAAALGADVYGSEHILLGLLSEGGPLAEQVSNADRDVSLDAVRQAIENAVDDAPHLQRLGMSAVDTQAAADATKPVRMPRNRHTPELQTSLNSGSAKLGHLRKTGQLPRERKVDSAVLWLAVLEPTARASKLLRAMGSDPDRLRGAVLSALAAPETPAPHWPTEMRSGPITRLLHWIFNRKSTSA